The following are encoded together in the Citrus sinensis cultivar Valencia sweet orange chromosome 1, DVS_A1.0, whole genome shotgun sequence genome:
- the LOC102607938 gene encoding cytidine deaminase 1, which translates to MERPRFVIEAAEAESMAQKSGLTVLQLLPTLVKSAQTLARPPISKFHVGAVGLGSSGRIFLGGNVEFPGLPLHQSIHAEQFLITNLILNAEPRLQHLAVSAAPCGHCRQFLQELRNTSDINICITSINSNERKYHPLSHLLPDRFGPNDLLDKDVPLLLETHQNGMSFNLCNGQIPETENPKERLKYAALEAANKSHAPYSKCPSGVAIMDCEGNIYKGSYMESAAYNPSLGPVQAALVAYLAAGGSGGGGGGYERIVAAALVEKEDAVVRQEHAARLLLQVISPKCEFNVFHCGCKKSCSRF; encoded by the coding sequence ATGGAGCGACCCAGATTCGTGATTGAGGCTGCGGAAGCCGAATCAATGGCTCAAAAATCGGGGCTCACGGTCCTCCAGCTCCTCCCCACGCTGGTCAAATCCGCCCAAACCCTAGCCCGCCCGCCAATCTCGAAGTTCCATGTGGGTGCGGTGGGACTCGGGTCTTCGGGTCGGATCTTCTTGGGAGGCAACGTCGAGTTCCCGGGTCTCCCGCTCCACCAGTCCATCCACGCCGAGCAGTTCCTCATAACCAACCTCATCCTCAATGCGGAGCCCCGGCTCCAGCACTTGGCCGTGTCCGCCGCCCCCTGTGGCCATTGCCGCCAATTCTTGCAAGAACTCCGAAACACCTCCGATATTAACATCTGCATCACGTCAATTAATTCAAACGAACGTAAATATCACCCACTGTCACATCTGCTCCCTGACAGATTCGGCCCCAATGATCTTCTAGACAAAGATGTGCCTTTACTGTTAGAGACTCACCAAAACGGCATGTCGTTTAATCTCTGTAACGGTCAGATACCTGAAACTGAAAACCCAAAGGAGCGCTTGAAGTACGCAGCTTTAGAAGCTGCCAATAAGTCCCATGCGCCGTACAGTAAATGCCCATCTGGGGTGGCCATAATGGATTGCGAAggaaatatttataaaggcTCTTACATGGAGTCTGCGGCCTATAACCCGAGCTTGGGCCCGGTTCAGGCGGCGTTGGTGGCTTACTTGGCGGCGGGCGGAAGTGGCGGCGGCGGCGGGGGGTATGAGAGGATTGTGGCGGCGGCGTTGGTCGAGAAGGAAGATGCTGTGGTGAGGCAAGAACACGCGGCGAGGTTGCTTTTGCAGGTGATTTCGCCAAAGTGTGAGTTCAATGTGTTTCATTGTGGGTGTAAAAAATCTTGTTCTCGATTTTGA
- the LOC107176606 gene encoding PRA1 family protein F1 — protein MYVDQREMTTYGTIPTETPELSSQPLSTRVKRLIESGFGTPRPWDEFIQIQSIKLPTSFGNFIERIQSNAAFYRMNYAVIILSIIVVSLFWNPVSLIILIILIAAWLFLYFLRDGDRLVVYGFVIDDRILMTALLPGTIAFLFLTDVTKNIIIGLCIGTVVIAAHAGFRSTDDMFSADDEERLGSLQSNRVVPLPLKHAASPSSSS, from the coding sequence ATGTATGTTGATCAACGGGAAATGACAACTTATGGAACTATACCGACAGAGACACCGGAATTATCAAGCCAACCTTTAAGCACTCGTGTAAAACGACTGATCGAATCAGGATTTGGCACACCAAGACCATGGGACGAGTTCATACAAATCCAGTCTATAAAGCTTCCCACCTCATTTGGTAACTTCATTGAAAGGATTCAATCAAATGCTGCATTTTATCGCATGAACTATGCCGTTATCATATTGTCAATTATCGTTGTCAGCTTGTTTTGGAACCCAGTTTCTCTGATCATCTTAATAATCCTGATAGCTGCGTGGTTATTCCTATATTTCTTACGTGATGGGGACAGATTAGTGGTTTATGGCTTTGTGATCGATGATCGAATTCTGATGACAGCTTTGTTGCCGGGAAcgattgcttttctttttctaacgGATGTCAcgaaaaatatcattattggtcTTTGTATTGGGACAGTGGTAATTGCGGCTCATGCCGGATTTAGAAGTACTGATGACATGTTTTCTGCAGATGATGAAGAAAGGCTCGGATCGTTGCAGAGTAATCGTGTTGTGCCTCTGCCTCTAAAGCATGCTGCATCTCCCTCCTCTTCCTCCTAA
- the LOC102606642 gene encoding uncharacterized protein At4g29660 isoform X1, translating to MNGIGSFIYGRQWIILLRWRDIGFIEGPSKGSVSGSGSQRGRLEMASYLWRKYADYVYTKWERTLIWDMIEPYRRPKSFTPLVSIYVAAFYTGVIAAAINEQLYKEKYWEDHPGEAVPLMRPTFYGGPWKVYKGDTLPQNM from the exons ATGAACGGCATTGGAAGCTTCATTTACGGCAGACAGTGGATAATTTTG CTTAGGTGGCGGGACATAGGGTTTATTGAGGGGCCGTCCAAGGGCAGTGTGAGTGGCAGTGGAAGTCAAAGGGGGAGGTTGGAAATGGCGAGTTACTTATGGAGAAAATACGCGGACTATGTGTACACAAAGTGGGAAAGAACACTAATTTGGGACATGATAGAGCCCTACAGAAGACCCAAATCTTTCACACCCCTTGTCAGTATCTATGTTGCTGCTTTCTACACTGGTGTGATTGCCGCTGCTATTAACGAGCAACTCTACAAG GAGAAGTATTGGGAAGATCACCCTGGTGAAGCTGTGCCGCTCATGCGGCCAACATTTTATGGTGGTCCCTGGAAGGTTTACAAGGGGGATACCCTGCCGCAAAATATGTGA
- the LOC102606642 gene encoding uncharacterized protein At4g29660 isoform X2 — MASYLWRKYADYVYTKWERTLIWDMIEPYRRPKSFTPLVSIYVAAFYTGVIAAAINEQLYKEKYWEDHPGEAVPLMRPTFYGGPWKVYKGDTLPQNM, encoded by the exons ATGGCGAGTTACTTATGGAGAAAATACGCGGACTATGTGTACACAAAGTGGGAAAGAACACTAATTTGGGACATGATAGAGCCCTACAGAAGACCCAAATCTTTCACACCCCTTGTCAGTATCTATGTTGCTGCTTTCTACACTGGTGTGATTGCCGCTGCTATTAACGAGCAACTCTACAAG GAGAAGTATTGGGAAGATCACCCTGGTGAAGCTGTGCCGCTCATGCGGCCAACATTTTATGGTGGTCCCTGGAAGGTTTACAAGGGGGATACCCTGCCGCAAAATATGTGA
- the LOC102631234 gene encoding thioredoxin-like 2, chloroplastic, with protein MADVIRACSFQSLRFSSSSVLTSFSSTSGCLQLGLPPNQISDNKRIYPLAAASSSAGLARFSLTPRKRLISFKVHATLAETNQPKWWEKNAPNMIDIHSTQEFLEALSQAGDRLVIVEFYGTWCASCRALFPKLCRTAEEHPEIVFLKVNFDENKPMCKSLNVKVLPYFHFYRGAHGQLESFSCSLAKFQKIKEAIALHNTDRCSIGPPKGVGDLSLEGISVPLEKPAGSS; from the exons ATGGCAGATGTTATAAGGGCATGTTCATTTCAGTCACTtcgtttttcttcttcttcagtgCTCACCTCATTTTCCTCAACGTCGGGTTGCCTTCAACTGGGTCTGCCTCCTAATCAAATTTCAGATAATAAGAGAATCTATCCTCTTGCTgctgcttcttcttctgctGGCCTTGCTCGCTTTTCATTGACACCCAGGAAGCGTTTAATCTCATTTAAG GTACATGCAACCCTTGCTGAAACCAACCAGCCAAAATGGTGGGAAAAAAACGCACCAAATATGATTGACATTCATTCTACACAGGAATTTTTAGAAGCCCTGAGTCAAGCTGGTGATAGATTAGTCATTGTTGAATTTTATGGAACCTGGTGTGCATCATGCCGGGCATTATTTCCAAAG CTCTGTAGGACAGCTGAGGAACATCCTGAGATTGTATTCCTAAAAGTCAATTTTGATGAGAACAAACCAATGTGCAAAAGTTTGAATGTGAAGGTGCTTCCTTATTTCCACTTTTACCGCGGCGCCCATGGACAGTTAGAATCATTTTCGTGTTCACTTGCTAAG tttcaaaaaataaaagaggcCATAGCACTGCACAATACGGATCGTTGCAGCATTGGCCCACCAAAGGGAGTTGGAGATCTCAGTCTTGAAGGTATATCGGTTCCATTGGAGAAGCCGGCAGGATCAAGTTAA
- the LOC102630945 gene encoding uncharacterized protein LOC102630945: protein MGSDSLTSTKPLPLPTQEAEEPTNQSTTALLSFDTDCSDSSSSSNPRQKPSTTILFIALLLLTCIALSAAAAFAFLFFSSASSSSAQSSFETTARALKKLEKPVVLLVSSDGFRFGYQFKTSTPNIHRLINNGTEAETGLIPVFPSLTFPNHYSIVTGLYPAYHGIINNHFVDPYTGDTFTMASHEPKWWLGEPLWETVTNHGLKAATYFWPGSEVKKGSWNCPKGFCMNYNGSVPFEDRVDTVLSYFDLPSSEIPSFMTLYFEDPDHQGHKVGPDDPEITEAVARIDRMIGRLIDGIEKRGVFEDVTIIMVGDHGMVGTCDKKLIFLDDLASWIEIPAEWVQSYSPLLAIRPPAGYNPSDIVEKMNEGLKSGKVENGKNLKVYLKGELPSRLHYAASDRIPPIIGLIEEGFKVEQKRTNRKECGGAHGYDNAVFSMRTIFIGHGPQFARGRKVPSFENVQIYNVITSILKIDGAPNNGSSSFPLSILLRTAK from the coding sequence ATGGGTTCTGATTCATTGACTTCAACGAAGCCATTACCTTTACCAACACAAGAAGCTGAGGAGCCAACGAATCAATCAACAACTgctcttctttcttttgacACCGATTGCTCAgactcttcatcatcatcaaaccCTCGTCAGAAACCATCCACAACGATCCTCTTCATCGCTCTTCTACTCCTCACCTGCATTGCTCTCTCTGCAGCAGCCGCCTTCGCtttcctcttcttctcttctgCCTCTTCGTCTTCGGCACAATCCTCGTTCGAAACGACAGCTCGTGCTCTCAAGAAATTGGAAAAACCGGTTGTCCTCTTGGTTTCATCAGATGGGTTTCGGTTTGGGTACCAGTTCAAGACCTCAACGCCTAACATCCACCGTCTGATCAACAACGGCACTGAAGCTGAAACGGGTTTGATTCCGGTCTTCCCTTCTTTGACTTTCCCTAATCATTACTCTATTGTTACTGGTCTTTATCCTGCCTATCACGGTATTATTAACAACCATTTTGTGGATCCTTATACTGGTGACACCTTTACCATGGCGAGTCATGAGCCCAAGTGGTGGCTTGGGGAGCCATTATGGGAGACTGTGACCAATCATGGGTTAAAGGCTGCTACTTATTTTTGGCCTGGCTCTGAGGTTAAGAAAGGTTCTTGGAATTGTCCCAAAGGTTTTTGTATGAATTATAATGGGTCTGTGCCTTTTGAGGACCGAGTTGATACTGTTTTGAGTTATTTTGATTTGCCCAGTAGTGAAATCCCTTCGTTTATGACTTTGTATTTTGAGGATCCTGATCATCAAGGTCACAAGGTTGGCCCTGATGATCCGGAAATAACCGAAGCAGTTGCTAGGATTGATCGAATGATAGGGAGGTTAATTGATGGTATAGAGAAAAGAGGGGTTTTTGAGGATGTTACCATTATTATGGTTGGTGATCATGGAATGGTCGGTACTTGTGATAAGAAGTTGATATTCTTAGATGACTTGGCCTCTTGGATTGAAATTCCAGCTGAGTGGGTTCAATCTTATAGTCCATTGCTTGCAATCCGTCCACCTGCTGGGTATAATCCATCAGATATTGTTGAAAAGATGAATGAAGGGTTGAAGTCGGGGAAAGTTGAGAATGGGAAGAATTTGAAAGTGTATCTTAAGGGGGAGCTGCCTAGCCGGTTACATTATGCTGCAAGTGATAGGATTCCGCCGATAATAGGGTTGATTGAGGAGGGGTTTAAGGTGGAGCAGAAGAGGACAAACAGAAAAGAATGTGGAGGAGCTCATGGTTACGACAATGCAGTTTTCTCCATGAGGACCATCTTTATTGGCCATGGTCCTCAGTTTGCTAGGGGAAGGAAGGTGCCTTCCTTTGAGAATGTTCAGATATACAATGTAATTACTTCGATTCTGAAGATAGATGGTGCTCCAAACAATGGGTCTTCGTCATTTCCCCTGTCTATTCTCTTGCGTACTGCGAAATAA